From one Halosimplex rubrum genomic stretch:
- a CDS encoding BKACE family enzyme, with product MSYERFLADEPVVVTAALTGGIHRKEANPNLPETPEEIGKAAGEVEAAGASVVHVHARTDNGERAFSTERFQAIDEAIRRYTDDVIIQHTTGATQAPTEKRHLSLRTDPPPEMASLDMGPLNRYERLTSENTLATIDALYDEMADRGIKPELEVFNDGHRNEVHGLLDRRELADPVYATLIFGPGTLTRPRPRNFLNAVDNLPEGALFNTLGFGRHQLPFATMGVLFGGNVRVGLEDNVYYRRGELAESNAQLVQRVVRIAEELGREVADTSQAREILGL from the coding sequence GTGAGCTACGAGCGCTTTCTCGCCGACGAGCCGGTCGTCGTCACGGCGGCGCTGACCGGCGGGATCCACCGCAAGGAGGCGAACCCGAACCTGCCGGAGACGCCCGAGGAGATCGGGAAAGCGGCCGGGGAAGTCGAGGCGGCGGGCGCGTCGGTCGTCCACGTCCACGCCCGGACCGACAACGGCGAACGGGCGTTCTCGACCGAGCGCTTCCAGGCGATCGACGAGGCGATCCGCCGCTACACCGACGACGTGATAATTCAGCACACGACCGGCGCGACGCAGGCGCCGACTGAGAAACGGCACCTGTCGCTGCGGACCGACCCGCCGCCGGAGATGGCGTCGCTGGACATGGGGCCGCTGAACCGCTACGAGCGGCTGACGAGCGAGAACACGCTCGCGACGATCGACGCGCTCTACGACGAGATGGCCGACCGCGGGATCAAGCCCGAACTCGAGGTCTTCAACGACGGCCACCGCAACGAGGTCCACGGCCTGCTGGACCGCCGCGAGTTGGCCGACCCCGTCTACGCGACGCTCATCTTCGGGCCGGGGACGCTGACGCGGCCGCGACCCCGGAACTTCCTCAACGCCGTCGACAACCTCCCCGAGGGCGCGCTGTTCAACACGCTCGGGTTCGGCCGCCACCAGTTGCCCTTCGCGACGATGGGGGTCCTGTTCGGCGGCAACGTCCGCGTCGGGCTGGAGGACAACGTCTACTACCGGCGGGGCGAACTCGCCGAGAGCAACGCGCAACTGGTCCAACGCGTGGTTCGGATCGCCGAGGAACTCGGCCGCGAGGTCGCGGACACCTCACAGGCCCGGGAGATCCTGGGGCTCTGA